The genomic window GCGCGGCGGGCGGCCGACTCGGCCGCCATCTGCGCGGCGAACGGCGTGGACTTGCGCGAGCCCTTGAAGCCGACGTGGCCGGCGCTGGCCCACGAGATCACGTTGCCCGAGGGGTCGGTGATCGAGACGATGGTGTTGTTGAACGTGCTCTTGATGTGCGCCTGGCCGTGGGCGACGTTCTTCTTCTCCTTGCGCCGCACCTTCTTGGCGGCGCCGGCCTGCTGCCGGGACTTGGGAGGCACTGGATCTCCTGGATCTGAGGTCGTCGGTCGCGTCTGTCCGCAGATGGACCGGGGGGTCGTGTCCGGACGGACGGACTACTTCTTGCCGGGCTTCTTCTTGCCGGCGATGGCGCGACGCGGGCCCTTGCGGGTGCGGGCGTTGGTGTGCGTGCGCTGGCCGTGCACCGGCAGGCCGCGGCGGTGCCGCAGACCCTGGTACGAGCCGATCTCGACCTTGCGGCGGATGTCCGCGGCGACCTCGCGCCGCAGGTCGCCCTCGGTGCGGTAGTTGCCCTCGATCCAGTCGCGCAGCTTGACGAGGTCGTCCTCGCTGAGCTCGCGGACGCGGACGGACGGGTCGACGCCCGTGCCCGCCAGGGTCTCGACGGCGCGGGTGCGACCGATGCCGTAGATGTAGGTCAGGGCGACCTCGACGCGCTTGTCGCGCGGGAGGTCGACGCCGACGAGGCGTGCCATGCGATGTGCTCCAGGTGGTCGTGCGGGGGATCTTGCCCAGTGCCGTTCCCGGCTGCGCCGGGTCCCCGGCCTCCGCGCCGGGGGTGTCGTCCTCGAGCTGGTCGAGGGGTCGGGACACTGGGACGTACCGGCTCCTCGGTGGAGGCCGAGGGGCCGCGCGGTCTCAGGGGACCGCTGGTGGTGCTGCCGGTCTGCGGGCCGGCGCGGGCTCCCGGAGGAGCCCCTGCTCAGCCCTGGCGCTGCTTGTGGCGCGGGGTGGCGGAGCAGATGACCATGACCCGGCCGTGGCGGCGGATCACCTTGCACTTGTCGCAGATCGTCTTGACGCTGGGCTTGACCTTCACGGTGGTCCTTCGACGTCTCGCCGGTGCGCGCGGGACGCCCGGGCTCCTACTCGTTCGGGAGGTTCTTGCTGGCTTCGGGATCGATGCGCAGGGGTCTACTTGTAGCGGTAGACGATGCGGCCGCGGTTGAGGTCGTAGGGGCTGAGCTCCACGACCACCCGGTCCTCCGGGAGGATCCGGATGTAGTGCTGCCGCATCTTGCCCGAGATGTGCGCGAGGACCTTGTGCCCGTTGGCGAGCTCGACCCGGAAGAACGCGTTCGGGAGCGACTCGATGACGGTGCCCTCGATCTCGATGGCCCCCTCTTTCTTCGGCATGTCCTCCGCAATCCGTGGCTGCTGTGGTGCTTCCCTGGTGCTCCCCGGGGGGAGGCATGGCAGGGGTGACCCGTTCGAGGGCCGACATGCGAGTGTACGTGACGGACCCCACGCGGACCAAACCGGCTGCGCTCCCCCTGGCCGGGCCGCGCGGCCGCTAGCGCCCGAGGCGCCCGCGACCGCCGTCCGGCGCCGTCAGCACCCACGGCCCGTCGGGCGTGATCGCCACCGTGTGCTCGAAGTGCGCGGCGAGCGAGCCGTCCGCGGTGACGACGGTCCACCCGTCGTCGAGCTCGACGACGTCGGGCGAGCCCAGCGTCACCATGGGCTCGATCGCCAGCGCCATCCCGGCGACGAGCTCCGGACCGCGGCCCGCCGGACCGGTGTTGGGCACGAGCGGGTCCATGTGCATGCTCGTGCCGATGCCGTGGCCGCCGTAGCCCTGGACGATGCCGTACGCGCCGGCCGCCCGGACGCCGCCCTCGACCGCCGCGGACACGTCGCCGAGCACCGCGCCGTCGCGCGCCGCCGCGATGCCCGCCCACATGGCGTCCTCGCAGGCCCGCAGCAGTCCGGCGACCTCGTCGCCCGGCTCCCCGCCGACGACGACGGTCAGGGCGGAGTCGCCGTGCCAGCCCTCGTAGACCGCACCGCAGTCGAGGGAGAGCACCTCGCCCTCGGCGAGGACCCGCTCCCCCGGGATGCCGTGCACGACCTCCGCCCCCACCGACAGGCACGTCGTGGCGGGGAAGCCGTGGTAGCCGAGGAACGAGGGCACGGCGCCGCTGCTGCGGATGAGCCGCTCGGCGACGGCGTCGAGCTCGCGGGTCGTCACGCCCGGGCGCGCGGCGCCCACCATCGCCGCGAGGGCCTCGGCCACGATGAGCCCCGCCCGCCGCATGAGGGCGAACTGCTCCTCCGTCTTCAGCTCGAAGCGGGCGCGGCGGCGGAACGGCACGGCTAGTCGAACTCGCGCAGCGCCGTGATGACGCGCGCGGTCACCGCGTCGACCGCGCCGCTGGCCGGGATGCGCACGAGCAGGTCGCGGGCGGCGTACCAGTCGACGACCGGGGCGGTCTGCTCGGCGTAGACCTCCAGCCGGCGACGGATCGTCTCGGCCTTGTCGTCGTCGCGCTGGAAGAGCTCGCCACCGCAGCGGTCGCACACGCCCTCGACCGCGGGCGGGTCGAAGTCGACGTGCCAGGCGTGCCCGCACTGCCGGCAGGTGCGCCGGCCGGAGAGCCGCCGCACGATCTCCTCCTCGTCGACGACGAGCTCGACGACGACGTCGAGGGCCGCGCCGATCCGGTCGAGCAGGCCGCCGAGGACCTCGGCCTGCGCCACGTTGCGGGGGAACCCGTCGAGCAGGAAGCCCTTGGCCGCGTCGTCCTGGGCGAGGCGGTCCTCGACCATGCCGATGGTCACCGCGTCCGGGACGAGCTCACCGGCGTCCATGTAGCGCTTGGCCTCGACGCCGAGCGGCGTGCCGCTGCCGACGTGGGCGCGGAACAGGTCGCCGGTCGAGACCTTGGGCACGTCGTAGTTCGCAGCGACGAACTGCGCCTGGGTGCCTTTACCCGCGCCGGGCGGGCCCACGAGAACGAGACGCACTAGCGGAGGAACCCCTCGTAGTGGCGCTGCTGGAGCTGGCTCTCCACCTGCTTGAGCGTCTCCAGGCCCACACCCACCATGATCAGCACGCTGGTGCCGCCGAAGGGGAAGTTGTTCGTGGCGTGGAAGAGCCCGAGCGCGATGATCGGGATCACGGCGACGACCGAGAGGTAGAGCGAGCCCGGCAGCGTGATGCGGGACAGGACGTAGTCGAGGTACTCCTCCGTCGGCCGGCCCGCCCGGATGCCCGGGATGAACCCGCCGTAGCGCTTCATGTTGTCGGCGATCTCCTTCGGGTTGAAGGTGATGGCGACGTAGAAGAACGTGAAGAAGATGATGAGGGCGACGAACAGCAGGACGTAGAGCGGGTGGTCGCCCCGGGAGATGTACGTCGAGATCCAGCCGCGCCAGCCGGTGGACTGGTTGCCGCCGAACTGCGAGACGAGCTGCGGGAGGTAGAGCAGCGAGCTCGCGAAGATGACGGGGATGACGCCCGCCTGGTTGACCTTGATGGGGATGTAGGTCGAGGTCCCGCCGTACATCCGGCGGCCGACCATGCGCTTGGCGTACTGCACGGGCACGCGGCGCTGCGCCTGCTCGAAGAGCACGACGGCGGCGACCACGACGCACCCGACGAGGATCACGCCGATGAACGCGCCCCAGCCCTTGGCCTGCTTGATGCTCCAGATCCCCGAGGGGAAGCCGGCGCAGACCGAGGTGAAGATGAGCAGGCTCATGCCGTTGCCGATGCCGCGGTCGGTGATGAGCTCGCCGAGCCACATGATGACGGCGGTGCCCGCGGTCATCACGCAGATCATCGTGGCGATGCGCAGCAGCGACTCGTCGGGGACGAGGTCGGCGGTGCAGCCGTTGAAGATCCGGCCGGGGGTGCGCGCGAGGGCGAGCAGCGCCGTCGACTGCAGCACGGCGAGCGCGACCGTGAGGTAGCGGGTGTACTGCGTGAGGCGCGTCGTGCCGGCCTGGCCCTCCTTCTTGAGGGCCTCGAAGCGCGGGATCACCACGGTCAGCAGCTGGATGATGATGCTCGACGTGATGTAGGGCATGATCCCGAGCGCGAACACCGACAGCTGCAGCAGGGCGCCGCCGCTGAAGAGGTTCACCATCCCGTAGACGCCGCTGCTGTCGTTGCTCTTGCTGAGGTCCGTGCACTGCCGGACCGCCTCGTAGCTCACGCCCGGCGTGGGGAGCAGCGAGCCGAAGCGGAACAGCGCGACGATCCCCAGGCTGAACAGGAGCTTGCGGCGCAGGTCGGGCGTCCGGAACGCCCGGGCAAACGCGGTGAGCACGAGTCCTCCTGCGCGACGCCCCGGGACCGGGGCGGTTGGGAAATGCGGAGCGGAGCGGACCAGGGTCCGCCACCGGTGGGGCGGGTGCCCCGCGGGAGCGGGGCGACCGGGAGGTAGCGCCGACCGGGCGCGACCTCCCGACGATAACGCACGGGAGCGCCGCACCCCACGTCCCCGCGACCGGCAGCAGCCGGACGGGGCTCTCGCGGGGTACGGCGCTCGCCGTGACGCTGCGGGACCTCGCGGTCCACGGCCTCAGAGCTCGGTCGTGGTCCCGCCGGCCGCGGCGATCTTCTCCTTGGCGGAGGCCGAGAACCTGTCGACCGTCACGTCGAGCGCGACGGTGACCTCGCCCTCGCCGAGCACCTTGACCGGCCGGCCCTTCTTGACGCCGCCGCGCTCGATGAGCGCCTCGACCGTCACCGTGCCGCCGTCCGGGAAGAGCGCCTGCAGCTTCTCGAGGTTGACGACCTCGAACTCGACGCGGAACGGGTTGCGGAAGCCCTTGAGCTTGGGCAGCCGCATGTGCAGCGGCATCTGCCCGCCCTCGAACCGGGCCGGCACCTGGTAGCGGGCCTTGGTGCCCTTGGTGCCGCGACCGGCGGTCTTGCCCTTGGAGCCCTCACCACGGCCCACGCGGTCCTTGGCCGTCTTCGACCCCGGAGCCGGGCGCAGGTGGTGGACCTTCAGGGGGGTGTCCCCCAGGTTGCCCTTCGCCATGACTACTCCACCTCCTCGACGGTGACGAGGTGCGCCACCGCGCGGACCATGCCGCGGATCTCCGGGCGGTCCTCCTTGACGACGACGTCCCCGAGGCGCTTGAGGCCGAGGGTGCGCAGCGTGTCGCGCTGCGACTGGTTGCCGCCGATCTTCGACTTCGTCTGGGTCACCTTGAGGCGGGCCACGGTCAGGCCACCCCCGCCCGGGCGCGCAGCAGCGCCGCCGGGGCGACGTCCTCGAGGGGCAGGCCGCGGCGGGCCGCGACGGCCTCGGGCCGCTCGAGGCCCTTGAGCGCCGCCACCGTCGCGTGGACGATGTTGATGGCGTTCGAGGAGCCGAGCGACTTCGAGAGCACGTCGTGGATCCCGGCGCACTCGAGGACGGCGCGCACCGGACCACCGGCGATGACGCCGGTACCGGCGCTGGCCGGCTTCAACAGCACGACGCCGGCAGCGGCCTCGCCCTGGATCGGGTGCGGGATCGTCCCCTGGATGCGGGGCACCTTGAAGAAGTGCTTCTTGGCCTCCTCGACGCCCTTGGCGATCGCCGCGGGCACCTCCTTGGCCTTGCCGTAGCCGACGCCGACGGTGCCGTCGCCGTCGCCCACGACCACGAGGGCGGTGAAGCTGAAGCGGCGGCCGCCCTTGACGACCTTGGCGACGCGGTTGATCGCCACGACGCGCTCGACGTACGCGGTCTTGTCGCCGGCGGGGTCCTGGCGACGGTCGTCGCGCCCGCGGCGCTCACGACGGTCGCCGCCACCGGCGCCGGTGCCGCCGCCGGCACCCGTGCCACGGCGCTGGGGTCCAGGCATGGTCTCTCTTCCTTCGTTCGTCTGTCGTCAGGTCGTCTGGGCGGTCAGAACGACAGCCCGGCCTCGCGGGCCGCGTCCGCCACGGCCGCGACGCGGCCGTGGTACTTGTTGCCGCCGCGGTCGAACACGACCGCGGTGACGCCGGCCGCCTGGGCGCGCTGCGCGAGCAGCTCCCCGACGCGCTTGGCCTTCGCCGTCTTGTCGCCGTCCAGCGCGCGCAGGTCCGCCTCGAGGGTCGATGCGGAGGCCAGCGTGCGGCCGGCGGTGTCGTCCACGACCTGCGCGACCATGTGCCGCGACGAGCGGCTGACCACGAGGCGGGGGCGGACCGGCGTGCCGGTGACGCGCTTGCGGACGCGCAGGTGCCGACGGGCGCGCTTGATGCCCTTGGCCTCGACGCGCTTGCGCTTGATCCCGAGTGCCATGACCTACTTACCAGCCTTTCCGACCTTGCGGCGGATGACCTCGCCCTGGTAACGCACGCCCTTGCCCTTGTACGGGTCGGGCTTGCGCAGCTTGCGGATGTTGGCGGAGACCTCGCCGACCTTCTGCTTGTCGATGCCGCTGACCACGAAGCGGGTCGGGGCCTCGACGGTGAAGGTGATGCCGTCCGGGGGCTCGATGACCACCGGGTGGCTGAAGCCGAGCGCGAACTCGAGCGCCGAGCCGCGCGCCTGGACGCGGTAGCCGACGCCGACGATCTCCAGCGTCTTCGAGTAGCCCGCGGTCACGCCCTGGACCATGTTGGCCACCAGGGTGCGCGACAGGCCGTGGAGCGACTTGCTCTCGCGGGTGTCGTCGGGGCGCGCCAGCTGCAGCGTGCCCTCCTCGGTGCGCTCGATCGAGATGGGCTCGGCGAGCACGTGGGTGAGCGATCCCTTGGGACCCTTCACCGTGACAGTGCGGTCGTCGACGGTGACGTCGACCCCGCTCGGGACCTGCACGGGCAGGCGGCCGATGCGCGACATGGTGAGGACCCCTTACCAGACGTAGGCGAGGACTTCCCCGCCCACGCCACGCTTGGAGGCCTGCCGGTCGGTCAGCAGGCCAGACGACGTCGAGATGATGGCGATGCCGAGACCACCGAGCACGCGGGGCAGGCCGGTCGACTTCGCGTAGACGCGGAGGCCGGGCTTGCTCACGCGGCGCAGGCCGGCGATGGAGCGCTCGCGGTTGGGGCCGTACTTCAGCTCGACCACCAGCTCCTGGCCCACCGGGGCCTCCTGGACCTGGAAGCCGGCGATGTAGCCCTCCTGCTGGAGGATCGCGGCGATGCCGGCCTTGAGCTTCGAGTGCGGCATGCGCACCTCGTCGTGGTACGCCGAGTTGGCGTTGCGCAGACGCGTGAGCATGTCTGCGATCGGGTCGGTCATGGTCATGGCCGGGACTTCCTCCCCGCTCCGGTTCCGCGGGCGGAGCCCGGGCCTTGAGCAGATGCGATGGAGCAGCGGTGGCGACCTCCGGCAGGAGCCTCGGGTCGTGGGACGAGCAGTGGTGCGGGGTGCGGCTGGACTACCAGCTGCTCTTGGTCACGCCGGGCAGCTCGCCGCGGTGCGCCATCTCGCGCAGGCAGACCCGGCAGAGGCCGAACTTGCGGTAGACCGAGTGCGGGCGCCCGCAGCGCTGGCAGCGGGTGTAGCCGCGCACCTCGAACTTCGGCTTCTTCAGCGCCTTGTGGATCAGGGACTTCTTCGCCACGGGTCAGGACTCCTTGAACGGGAAGCCGAGGGCGCGGAGCAGCGCGCGGCCCTCGTCGTCGGTCTTGGCGGTGGTGACCACCGTGATGTCCATGCCGCGGACCCGGTCGATGCGGTCCTGGTCGATCTCGTGGAACATCGACTGCTCGGTGAGCCCGAAGGTGTAGTTGCCCGAGCCGTCGAACTGCTTGGGCGACAGCCCGCGGAAGTCGCGGATGCGCGGCAGCGCGGTCGAGAGCAGGCGGTCCAGGAACTCCCACATGCGGTCGCCGCGCAGCGTGACGTGCGCGCCGATCGGCTGGCCCTCACGCAGCTTGAACTGCGCGATGGACTTGCGGGCCCGGGTCACCGCGGGCTTCTGGCCGGTGATGGCCGCGAGGTCGCGGGTCGCGCCCTCGATGAGCTTGGAGTCGCGCGCGGCCTCGCCGACGCCCATGTTGACGACGACCTTGACCACGGTCGGCACCTGCATGGGGTTGCCGTACGAGAACTCCTCGCGCAGGGTCGCCGCGATCTCCTCGCGGTAGCGCTGCTTGAGCCTGGGGAGCGTGCGCCCCTCGACGGTCGCGGTCATCAGATGTCCTCACCGGTGCGCTTCGCGACCCGGATGCGCGTCGTCTTGACGCGCCCGTCGCGCTCGACCTTCTCCTCGCGGACGCCGACACGGGTGCCGACGCGCTTGCCGTCCTTCTCAACCGACAGCATCACGTTGCTGATGTGGATGGCCGCCTCGGTCGTGACGATGCCACCGGTCTTGGCGCCGCGCGCGGTCTGGCCGACGCGCGTGTGCCGCTTGATCCGGTTCACGCCCTCGACGACGACGCGGTCGCGCTCGCGGAGCACCTCGAGCACGCGGCCCGTGGCGCCCTTGTCCTTGCCGGCGATCACGAGGACGCGGTCGCCCTTCTTGATGCGGATCTTCGCCATGCTCTAGAGCACCTCCGGCGCGAGGGAGATGATGCGCATGAAGCGCTTCTCGCGCAGCTCGCGGCCCACCGGGCCGAAGATGCGGGTCCCGCGCGGGTCCCCGCCGTCCTTGATGATCACTGCCGCGTTCTCGTCGAAGCGGATGTAGGAGCCGTCCGCGCGGCGGCGCTCCTTCACCGTCCGGACGACGACGGCCTTGACCACGTCGCCCTTCTTGACGGTGCCGCCCGGGATGGCGTCCTTGACCGTGGCGACGATGACGTCACCGATGCCGGCGTAGCGCCGCCCCGACCCGCCGAGGACGCGGATGCAGAGCAGCTCCTTCGCCCCGGTGTTGTCGGCGACGCGCAGCCGCGACTCCTGCTGGATCATCGGTTACTTCGCCTTCTCGAGGATCTCGACGATGCGCCACCGCTTGCTCGCGGACAGCGGCCGCGTCTCCATGATGAGGACGCGGTCGCCGACACCGGCCTCGTTGCGCTCGTCGTGCGCCTTCAGCCGGCTCGTGCGGCGCACGACCTTGCCGTAGAGCGCGTGCTTGAAGCGGTCCTCGACGGCGACGACGACGGTCTTGTCCATCTTGTCGCTGACGACGAGGCCCTCGCGGGTCTTGCGGTAGCCGCGGGCCTGCTCGGCCGCGCTGGTGCTGGTCGTGTCGCTCACGCCGCGCCCTCCGTGCTCTCGACGGTGGTGATGCCGAGCTCGCGCTCGCGCAGGATCGTGTAGATGCGGGCGATGTCGCGCCGCACCGACTTGAGCCGCCCGTGGTCCTCGAGCTGCCCGGTCGCTGCCTGGAAGCGGAGGTTGAACAGCTCCTCCTTGGCCTCGCGCAGCTTCGCGAGCAGCTCCTCGTCCTGCAGGCCGCGCAGGTCGGTCGCCTTGGTCCCGAGCGCCATCAGCCGACACCCTCTTCACGCTTGACGATGCGGCACTTCACGGGGAGCTTGTGCGACGCGCGCAGCAGTGCCTCGCGCGCGGTCTTCTCGTTGGGGAACGAGAGCTCGAACATGACGCGACCGGGCTTGACGTTCGCGACCCACCACTCGGGCGAGCCCTTGCCGGAGCCCATGCGGGTCTCGGCCGGCTTCTTCGTGATGGGACGGTCCGGGTAGATGTTGATCCAGACCTTGCCGCCACGGCGGATGTGCCGGTTGATCGCGATACGTGCCGACTCGATCTGCCGGTTGGTGATGTACGCGTGCTCCAGGGCCTGGATGCCGTACTCGCCGAACGTCACGCGCGTGCCGCCGGTGGCGGCACCCGAACGACCCGGGTGGTGCTGCTTGCGGTGCTTGACCCGACGTGGGATGAGCACGGGTCAGCCCTCCTGTCCGTCAGTCGGGGTCTGCTGGGGAGCAGCGCCCTGCACGTCGTCGACCAGGACCTCGACCGCCGACGCGGTGGTCTGGGGCTGGTGGTTGCCGGCCTCGTGCACCGCGGCGTCGGCGGACGCGACCGGGGTCGCGCCGTCGGTCGCCGGGGTCTCGACCGGGGCGTCGACGGCGTCGCGGCGCGGGCCGCGGCCGGCAGCGGCGCCGCCGCGCGGCGGGCGCGCACCGGCGCGGTCGCGGGAACCGGCGCGGGCAGCGGCCGCAGCCGCCTGGCGCTCGGCCGACAGGCTCGTGACGTCGCCCTTGTAGATCCACACCTTCACGCCGATGCGGCCGAACGTCGTCCGGGCCTCGTAGAAGCCGTAGTCGATGTTCGCGCGCAGCGTGTGCAGCGGGACGCGACCCTCGCGGTAGAACTCCGAGCGCGACATCTCCGCACCGCCGAGGCGGCCCGAGCACTGCACGCGGATGCCCTTGGCGCCCGCCTTGGTGGCGCTCTGCATCGACTTGCGCATCGCGCGGCGGAAGGAGACGCGGCTGGAGAGCTGCTCCGCCACGCCCTGCGCCACGAGCTGGGCGTCGACCTCGGGGTTCTTGACCTCGAGGATGTTGAGCTGCACCTGCTTGCCGGTGAGCTTCTCGAGCTCGCCGCGGATGCGGTCGGCCTCGGCGCCGCGGCGGCCGATGACGATGCCCGGCCGGGCGGTGTGGATGTCGACGCGGACGCGGTCGCGGGTGCGCTCGATCTCCACCTTGGAGATGCCGGCCCGCTCCATGCCGCGCGACATCAGCCGGCGGATGGCCACGTCCTCCTTGACGTAGTCCTTGTAGAGCTTGTCGGCGTACCAGCGGCTCTTGAAGTCGGTGGTGATGCCGAGCCGGAACCCGTGCGGGTTGACCTTCTGACCCACTAGCGGGCCCCTCCCTTCGCACGGCCGGCCTGCTGCTGCGGGACCGACTCGACGACGACGGTGATGTGGCTGGTGCGCTTGCGGATGCGGTACGCACGCCCCTGGGCGCGCGGACGGAACCGCTTGAGCGTCGGGCCCTCGTCGACGTACGCCGCGCTGACGCGCAGGGTCGAGGGGTCCAGCTGCTTGTTGTGCTCGGCGTTGGCGATGGCGCTCGCCACGACCTTGCCGACCGGCTCGCTCGCCGCCTGGGGCGTGAACTTGAGCAGGTCGACGGCCGCGGAGGCCTCGAGGCCGCGGATCAGGTCCACGACGCGGCGGACCTTCGTCGGCGACACGCGCACGTAGCGCGCCGTCGCCAGCGCCTCGTTGTCGGCGAGGTGCCGGGTCTTGTTCTCAGCCACGGCGCGACCTCCGGTCGTCCTTGACGTGCCCACGGAAGGTCCGCGTCGGCGCGAACTCGCCGAGCTTGTGACCCACCATGGCGTCGGTGATGAACACCGGCACGTGCTTGCGGCCGTCGTGGACGGCGATCGTGTGGCCGATCATCGAGGGGATGATCATCGATCGCCGGGACCAGGTCCGGATGACGTTCTTGGTGCCCTTGTCGTTCTGGGCGTCCACCTTCTTCTCGAGGTGGTCGTCGACGAACGGGCCCTTCTTCAGACTGCGCGGCATCGCTGGCTACCTGCTCCCTCAGCGCTTCTTGCCGGTCTTGCGACGGCGGACGATCAGACGGTCGCTCGGCTTCGAGGAGCGGCGGGTGCGGCCCTCGGGCTTGCCGTTCGGGTTGACCGGGTGGCGACCGCCACTGGTCTTGCCCTCACCACCGCCGTGCGGGTGGTCGACGGGGTTCATGGCCACGCCGCGGACGGTGGGGCGCTTGCCGCGCCAGCGGTTGCGGCCGGCCTTGCCCCAGTTGATGGACGACTGCTCGGCGTTGCCCACCTCGCCGACGGTCGCGCGGCAGCGCGCGTCGACGTTGCGGATCTCCCCCGAGGGCATGCGCAGGAGGGCGTAGGCGCCCTCCTTGGCGACCAGCTGCACGCTGACGCCGGCCGAGCGGGCGATCTTCGCCCCTCCGCCGGGCCGCAGCTCGATGCAGTGGACGACGGTGCCGACCGGGATGTTGCGCAGCGGCAGGTTGTTGCCCGGCTTGATGTCGGCGGCCGGGCCGTTCTCGATCGCGTC from Motilibacter rhizosphaerae includes these protein-coding regions:
- the rplB gene encoding 50S ribosomal protein L2, which translates into the protein MGIRKYKPTTPGRRGSSVADFAEVTRSEPEKSLVVPLPKKGGRNNSGRVTTRHQGGGHKRAYRLIDWRRDDKDGVPAKVAHIEYDPNRTARIALLHYADGEKRYIVAPNRLGQGDAIENGPAADIKPGNNLPLRNIPVGTVVHCIELRPGGGAKIARSAGVSVQLVAKEGAYALLRMPSGEIRNVDARCRATVGEVGNAEQSSINWGKAGRNRWRGKRPTVRGVAMNPVDHPHGGGEGKTSGGRHPVNPNGKPEGRTRRSSKPSDRLIVRRRKTGKKR
- the rplV gene encoding 50S ribosomal protein L22, whose protein sequence is MAENKTRHLADNEALATARYVRVSPTKVRRVVDLIRGLEASAAVDLLKFTPQAASEPVGKVVASAIANAEHNKQLDPSTLRVSAAYVDEGPTLKRFRPRAQGRAYRIRKRTSHITVVVESVPQQQAGRAKGGAR
- the rplP gene encoding 50S ribosomal protein L16 — its product is MLIPRRVKHRKQHHPGRSGAATGGTRVTFGEYGIQALEHAYITNRQIESARIAINRHIRRGGKVWINIYPDRPITKKPAETRMGSGKGSPEWWVANVKPGRVMFELSFPNEKTAREALLRASHKLPVKCRIVKREEGVG
- the rpsC gene encoding 30S ribosomal protein S3; the encoded protein is MGQKVNPHGFRLGITTDFKSRWYADKLYKDYVKEDVAIRRLMSRGMERAGISKVEIERTRDRVRVDIHTARPGIVIGRRGAEADRIRGELEKLTGKQVQLNILEVKNPEVDAQLVAQGVAEQLSSRVSFRRAMRKSMQSATKAGAKGIRVQCSGRLGGAEMSRSEFYREGRVPLHTLRANIDYGFYEARTTFGRIGVKVWIYKGDVTSLSAERQAAAAAARAGSRDRAGARPPRGGAAAGRGPRRDAVDAPVETPATDGATPVASADAAVHEAGNHQPQTTASAVEVLVDDVQGAAPQQTPTDGQEG
- the rpsS gene encoding 30S ribosomal protein S19, which gives rise to MPRSLKKGPFVDDHLEKKVDAQNDKGTKNVIRTWSRRSMIIPSMIGHTIAVHDGRKHVPVFITDAMVGHKLGEFAPTRTFRGHVKDDRRSRRG